Proteins encoded by one window of Sus scrofa isolate TJ Tabasco breed Duroc chromosome 12, Sscrofa11.1, whole genome shotgun sequence:
- the EXOC7 gene encoding exocyst complex component 7 isoform X2, which yields MIPPQEASARRREIEDKLKQEEETLSFIRDSLEKSDQLTKNMVSILSSFESRLMKLENSIIPVHKQTENLQRLQENVEKTLSCLDHVISYYHVASDTERIIREGPTGRLEEYLGSMAKIQKAVEYFQDNSPDSPELNKVKLLFERGKESLESEFRSLMTRHSKVVSPVLILDLISGEDDLEVPDEVPLEHLPESVLQDVIRIARWLVEYGRNQDFMNVYYQIRSSQLDRSIKGLKEHFRKSSSSSGVPYSPAIPNKRKDTPTKKPVKRPGTIRKAQNLLKQYSQHGLDGKKGGSNLIPLEGRDDMLDVETDAYIHCVSAFVKLAQSEYQLLTDVIPEHHQKKTFDSLIQDALDGLMLEGENIVAAARKAIIRHDFSAVLTVFPILRHLKQTKPEFDQVLQGTAASTKNKLPGLITAMETVGAKALEDFADNIKNDPDKEYNMPKDGTVHELTSNAILFLQQLLDFQETAGAMLASQETSSSATSYNSEFSKRLLSTYICKVLGNLQLNLLSKSKVYEDPALSAVFLHNNYNYILKALEKSELIQLVAVTQKTAERSYREHIEQQIQTYQRSWLKVTDYLTEKNLPVFQPGVKLRDKERQVIKERFKGFNDGLEELCKIQKAWAIPDTEQRDKIRQAQKNIVKETYGAFLHRYGSVPFTKNPEKYIKYRVEQVGDMIDRLFDTSA from the exons ATGATCCCCCCGCAGGAGGCGTCCGCCCGGCGGCGGGAGATCGAGGACAAGCTGAAGCAG GAGGAGGAGACGCTGTCCTTCATCCGAGACAGTCTGGAGAAGAGCGACCAGCTCACCAAGAACATG GTGTCTATCCTGTCGTCCTTTGAGAGTCGCCTCATGAAGCTGGAGAATTCCATCATCCCCGTGCACAAACAGACGGAGAACCTGCAGCGGCTGCAGGAGAATGTTGAGAAGACGCTGTCCTGTCTGGACCACGTCATTAGCTACTACCATGTGGCCAGTGACACTGAGAGGATCATCAGGGAGGG CCCCACAGGGAGGCTGGAGGAGTACCTGGGAAGCATGGCCAAGATTCAGAAGGCTGTGGAGTATTTCCAGGACAACAGCCCAGACAGCCCAGAGCTCAACAAAGTG AAGCTGCTGTTTGAACGGGGGAAGGAGTCACTGGAGTCTGAGTTCCGCAGCCTGATGACCCGGCACAGCAAGGTCGTGTCGCCCGTGCTCATCCTGGATCTGATCAGTGGCGAGGACGACCTGGAGGTGCCGGACGAGGTGCCCCTGGAGCACCTGCCCGAGAGCGTGCTGCAGGACGTGATCCGCATCGCCCGCTGGCTGGTGGAATACGGCCGCAACCAAG ATTTCATGAACGTCTACTACCAGATCCGCTCGAGCCAGCTGGACCGCTCCATCAAAGGCCTGAAGGAGCACTTCCGGAAGAGCAGTTCTTCCTCTGGGGTTCCCTACTCCCCCGCCATCCCCAACAAGAGGAAAGACACACCCACCAAGAAGCCAGTCAAGCGGCCAG GGACGATCCGTAAGGCTCAGAACCTTCTGAAACAGTATTCCCAGCATGGTCTAGATGGGAAAAAGGGGGGCTCTAACCTCATTCCTCTGGAAG gaagAGACGACATGCTGGACGTGGAGACCGACGCCTACATCCACTGCGTCAGCGCCTTCGTCAAGCTGGCCCAGAGCGAGTACCAGCTGCTGACCGACGTCATCCCCGAGCACCATCAGAAAAAGACCTTCGACTCTTTGATCCAG GATGCCCTGGACGGGCTGATGCTGGAAGGGGAGAACATTGTGGCCGCCGCCCGCAAGGCCATCATCCGGCACGACTTCTCGGCCGTGCTCACCGTCTTCCCCATCCTGCGGCACCTCAAGCAGACCAAGCCGGAGTTTGACCAGGTGCTCCAG GGCACGGCCGCCAGCACCAAGAACAAGCTGCCCGGCCTCATCACCGCCATGGAGACTGTCGGAGCCAAAGCGCTGGAGGACTTCGCCGACAACATCAAG AACGACCCAGACAAAGAATACAACATGCCCAAGGATGGCACCGTGCACGAACTCACAAGCAAC GCCATCCTCTTCCTGCAGCAGCTCCTGGACTTCCAGGAGACAGCAGGCGCCATGCTGGCCTCCCAAG AGACCAGCTCCTCAGCCACCAGCTACAACTCGGAGTTCAGCAAGCGCCTGCTGAGCACCTATATCT GTAAAGTGCTGGGCAACCTGCAGCTGAACttactgagcaagtccaaggtGTACGAGGACCCGGCCCTGAGCGCCGTCTTCCTGCACAACAACTACAACTACATCCTCAAGGCCCTGGAGAA gtcTGAGCTGATCCAGCTGGTGGCCGTGACCCAGAAGACTGCCGAGCGCTCCTACCGGGAGCACATCGAACAGCAGATCCAGACCTACCAGCGCAG CTGGTTAAAGGTGACTGACTACCTCACTGAGAAGAATCTACCTGTGTTCCAACCCGGAGTCAAG CTGCGGGACAAGGAGCGGCAGGTGATCAAGGAGCGTTTTAAG GGCTTCAACGATGGCCTTGAAGAACTGTGCAAGATCCAGAAGGCCTGGGCCATTCCCGACACAGAGCAGAGAGACAAGATCCGCCAAGCCCAGAAAAACATCGTGAAGGAGACCTACGGGGCCTTTCTGCACAG GTACGGCAGCGTGCCCTTCACCAAGAACCCCGAGAAGTACATCAAGTACCGCGTGGAGCAGGTGGGCGACATGATCGATCGCCTGTTTGACACCTCCGCCTGA
- the EXOC7 gene encoding exocyst complex component 7 isoform X1 yields the protein MIPPQEASARRREIEDKLKQEEETLSFIRDSLEKSDQLTKNMVSILSSFESRLMKLENSIIPVHKQTENLQRLQENVEKTLSCLDHVISYYHVASDTERIIREGPTGRLEEYLGSMAKIQKAVEYFQDNSPDSPELNKVKLLFERGKESLESEFRSLMTRHSKVVSPVLILDLISGEDDLEVPDEVPLEHLPESVLQDVIRIARWLVEYGRNQDFMNVYYQIRSSQLDRSIKGLKEHFRKSSSSSGVPYSPAIPNKRKDTPTKKPVKRPGTIRKAQNLLKQYSQHGLDGKKGGSNLIPLEGRDDMLDVETDAYIHCVSAFVKLAQSEYQLLTDVIPEHHQKKTFDSLIQDALDGLMLEGENIVAAARKAIIRHDFSAVLTVFPILRHLKQTKPEFDQVLQGTAASTKNKLPGLITAMETVGAKALEDFADNIKNDPDKEYNMPKDGTVHELTSNAILFLQQLLDFQETAGAMLASQVLGDTYNIPLDPRETSSSATSYNSEFSKRLLSTYICKVLGNLQLNLLSKSKVYEDPALSAVFLHNNYNYILKALEKSELIQLVAVTQKTAERSYREHIEQQIQTYQRSWLKVTDYLTEKNLPVFQPGVKLRDKERQVIKERFKGFNDGLEELCKIQKAWAIPDTEQRDKIRQAQKNIVKETYGAFLHRYGSVPFTKNPEKYIKYRVEQVGDMIDRLFDTSA from the exons ATGATCCCCCCGCAGGAGGCGTCCGCCCGGCGGCGGGAGATCGAGGACAAGCTGAAGCAG GAGGAGGAGACGCTGTCCTTCATCCGAGACAGTCTGGAGAAGAGCGACCAGCTCACCAAGAACATG GTGTCTATCCTGTCGTCCTTTGAGAGTCGCCTCATGAAGCTGGAGAATTCCATCATCCCCGTGCACAAACAGACGGAGAACCTGCAGCGGCTGCAGGAGAATGTTGAGAAGACGCTGTCCTGTCTGGACCACGTCATTAGCTACTACCATGTGGCCAGTGACACTGAGAGGATCATCAGGGAGGG CCCCACAGGGAGGCTGGAGGAGTACCTGGGAAGCATGGCCAAGATTCAGAAGGCTGTGGAGTATTTCCAGGACAACAGCCCAGACAGCCCAGAGCTCAACAAAGTG AAGCTGCTGTTTGAACGGGGGAAGGAGTCACTGGAGTCTGAGTTCCGCAGCCTGATGACCCGGCACAGCAAGGTCGTGTCGCCCGTGCTCATCCTGGATCTGATCAGTGGCGAGGACGACCTGGAGGTGCCGGACGAGGTGCCCCTGGAGCACCTGCCCGAGAGCGTGCTGCAGGACGTGATCCGCATCGCCCGCTGGCTGGTGGAATACGGCCGCAACCAAG ATTTCATGAACGTCTACTACCAGATCCGCTCGAGCCAGCTGGACCGCTCCATCAAAGGCCTGAAGGAGCACTTCCGGAAGAGCAGTTCTTCCTCTGGGGTTCCCTACTCCCCCGCCATCCCCAACAAGAGGAAAGACACACCCACCAAGAAGCCAGTCAAGCGGCCAG GGACGATCCGTAAGGCTCAGAACCTTCTGAAACAGTATTCCCAGCATGGTCTAGATGGGAAAAAGGGGGGCTCTAACCTCATTCCTCTGGAAG gaagAGACGACATGCTGGACGTGGAGACCGACGCCTACATCCACTGCGTCAGCGCCTTCGTCAAGCTGGCCCAGAGCGAGTACCAGCTGCTGACCGACGTCATCCCCGAGCACCATCAGAAAAAGACCTTCGACTCTTTGATCCAG GATGCCCTGGACGGGCTGATGCTGGAAGGGGAGAACATTGTGGCCGCCGCCCGCAAGGCCATCATCCGGCACGACTTCTCGGCCGTGCTCACCGTCTTCCCCATCCTGCGGCACCTCAAGCAGACCAAGCCGGAGTTTGACCAGGTGCTCCAG GGCACGGCCGCCAGCACCAAGAACAAGCTGCCCGGCCTCATCACCGCCATGGAGACTGTCGGAGCCAAAGCGCTGGAGGACTTCGCCGACAACATCAAG AACGACCCAGACAAAGAATACAACATGCCCAAGGATGGCACCGTGCACGAACTCACAAGCAAC GCCATCCTCTTCCTGCAGCAGCTCCTGGACTTCCAGGAGACAGCAGGCGCCATGCTGGCCTCCCAAG TTCTTGGGGACACATACAATATTCCTTTAGACCCCCGAG AGACCAGCTCCTCAGCCACCAGCTACAACTCGGAGTTCAGCAAGCGCCTGCTGAGCACCTATATCT GTAAAGTGCTGGGCAACCTGCAGCTGAACttactgagcaagtccaaggtGTACGAGGACCCGGCCCTGAGCGCCGTCTTCCTGCACAACAACTACAACTACATCCTCAAGGCCCTGGAGAA gtcTGAGCTGATCCAGCTGGTGGCCGTGACCCAGAAGACTGCCGAGCGCTCCTACCGGGAGCACATCGAACAGCAGATCCAGACCTACCAGCGCAG CTGGTTAAAGGTGACTGACTACCTCACTGAGAAGAATCTACCTGTGTTCCAACCCGGAGTCAAG CTGCGGGACAAGGAGCGGCAGGTGATCAAGGAGCGTTTTAAG GGCTTCAACGATGGCCTTGAAGAACTGTGCAAGATCCAGAAGGCCTGGGCCATTCCCGACACAGAGCAGAGAGACAAGATCCGCCAAGCCCAGAAAAACATCGTGAAGGAGACCTACGGGGCCTTTCTGCACAG GTACGGCAGCGTGCCCTTCACCAAGAACCCCGAGAAGTACATCAAGTACCGCGTGGAGCAGGTGGGCGACATGATCGATCGCCTGTTTGACACCTCCGCCTGA
- the EXOC7 gene encoding exocyst complex component 7 isoform X4, with protein sequence MIPPQEASARRREIEDKLKQEEETLSFIRDSLEKSDQLTKNMVSILSSFESRLMKLENSIIPVHKQTENLQRLQENVEKTLSCLDHVISYYHVASDTERIIREGPTGRLEEYLGSMAKIQKAVEYFQDNSPDSPELNKVKLLFERGKESLESEFRSLMTRHSKVVSPVLILDLISGEDDLEVPDEVPLEHLPESVLQDVIRIARWLVEYGRNQDFMNVYYQIRSSQLDRSIKGLKEHFRKSSSSSGVPYSPAIPNKRKDTPTKKPVKRPGRDDMLDVETDAYIHCVSAFVKLAQSEYQLLTDVIPEHHQKKTFDSLIQDALDGLMLEGENIVAAARKAIIRHDFSAVLTVFPILRHLKQTKPEFDQVLQGTAASTKNKLPGLITAMETVGAKALEDFADNIKNDPDKEYNMPKDGTVHELTSNAILFLQQLLDFQETAGAMLASQETSSSATSYNSEFSKRLLSTYICKVLGNLQLNLLSKSKVYEDPALSAVFLHNNYNYILKALEKSELIQLVAVTQKTAERSYREHIEQQIQTYQRSWLKVTDYLTEKNLPVFQPGVKLRDKERQVIKERFKGFNDGLEELCKIQKAWAIPDTEQRDKIRQAQKNIVKETYGAFLHRYGSVPFTKNPEKYIKYRVEQVGDMIDRLFDTSA encoded by the exons ATGATCCCCCCGCAGGAGGCGTCCGCCCGGCGGCGGGAGATCGAGGACAAGCTGAAGCAG GAGGAGGAGACGCTGTCCTTCATCCGAGACAGTCTGGAGAAGAGCGACCAGCTCACCAAGAACATG GTGTCTATCCTGTCGTCCTTTGAGAGTCGCCTCATGAAGCTGGAGAATTCCATCATCCCCGTGCACAAACAGACGGAGAACCTGCAGCGGCTGCAGGAGAATGTTGAGAAGACGCTGTCCTGTCTGGACCACGTCATTAGCTACTACCATGTGGCCAGTGACACTGAGAGGATCATCAGGGAGGG CCCCACAGGGAGGCTGGAGGAGTACCTGGGAAGCATGGCCAAGATTCAGAAGGCTGTGGAGTATTTCCAGGACAACAGCCCAGACAGCCCAGAGCTCAACAAAGTG AAGCTGCTGTTTGAACGGGGGAAGGAGTCACTGGAGTCTGAGTTCCGCAGCCTGATGACCCGGCACAGCAAGGTCGTGTCGCCCGTGCTCATCCTGGATCTGATCAGTGGCGAGGACGACCTGGAGGTGCCGGACGAGGTGCCCCTGGAGCACCTGCCCGAGAGCGTGCTGCAGGACGTGATCCGCATCGCCCGCTGGCTGGTGGAATACGGCCGCAACCAAG ATTTCATGAACGTCTACTACCAGATCCGCTCGAGCCAGCTGGACCGCTCCATCAAAGGCCTGAAGGAGCACTTCCGGAAGAGCAGTTCTTCCTCTGGGGTTCCCTACTCCCCCGCCATCCCCAACAAGAGGAAAGACACACCCACCAAGAAGCCAGTCAAGCGGCCAG gaagAGACGACATGCTGGACGTGGAGACCGACGCCTACATCCACTGCGTCAGCGCCTTCGTCAAGCTGGCCCAGAGCGAGTACCAGCTGCTGACCGACGTCATCCCCGAGCACCATCAGAAAAAGACCTTCGACTCTTTGATCCAG GATGCCCTGGACGGGCTGATGCTGGAAGGGGAGAACATTGTGGCCGCCGCCCGCAAGGCCATCATCCGGCACGACTTCTCGGCCGTGCTCACCGTCTTCCCCATCCTGCGGCACCTCAAGCAGACCAAGCCGGAGTTTGACCAGGTGCTCCAG GGCACGGCCGCCAGCACCAAGAACAAGCTGCCCGGCCTCATCACCGCCATGGAGACTGTCGGAGCCAAAGCGCTGGAGGACTTCGCCGACAACATCAAG AACGACCCAGACAAAGAATACAACATGCCCAAGGATGGCACCGTGCACGAACTCACAAGCAAC GCCATCCTCTTCCTGCAGCAGCTCCTGGACTTCCAGGAGACAGCAGGCGCCATGCTGGCCTCCCAAG AGACCAGCTCCTCAGCCACCAGCTACAACTCGGAGTTCAGCAAGCGCCTGCTGAGCACCTATATCT GTAAAGTGCTGGGCAACCTGCAGCTGAACttactgagcaagtccaaggtGTACGAGGACCCGGCCCTGAGCGCCGTCTTCCTGCACAACAACTACAACTACATCCTCAAGGCCCTGGAGAA gtcTGAGCTGATCCAGCTGGTGGCCGTGACCCAGAAGACTGCCGAGCGCTCCTACCGGGAGCACATCGAACAGCAGATCCAGACCTACCAGCGCAG CTGGTTAAAGGTGACTGACTACCTCACTGAGAAGAATCTACCTGTGTTCCAACCCGGAGTCAAG CTGCGGGACAAGGAGCGGCAGGTGATCAAGGAGCGTTTTAAG GGCTTCAACGATGGCCTTGAAGAACTGTGCAAGATCCAGAAGGCCTGGGCCATTCCCGACACAGAGCAGAGAGACAAGATCCGCCAAGCCCAGAAAAACATCGTGAAGGAGACCTACGGGGCCTTTCTGCACAG GTACGGCAGCGTGCCCTTCACCAAGAACCCCGAGAAGTACATCAAGTACCGCGTGGAGCAGGTGGGCGACATGATCGATCGCCTGTTTGACACCTCCGCCTGA
- the EXOC7 gene encoding exocyst complex component 7 isoform X5 yields the protein MIPPQEASARRREIEDKLKQEEETLSFIRDSLEKSDQLTKNMVSILSSFESRLMKLENSIIPVHKQTENLQRLQENVEKTLSCLDHVISYYHVASDTERIIREGPTGRLEEYLGSMAKIQKAVEYFQDNSPDSPELNKVKLLFERGKESLESEFRSLMTRHSKVVSPVLILDLISGEDDLEVPDEVPLEHLPESVLQDVIRIARWLVEYGRNQDFMNVYYQIRSSQLDRSIKGLKEHFRKSSSSSGVPYSPAIPNKRKDTPTKKPVKRPGTIRKAQNLLKQYSQHGLDGKKGGSNLIPLEGLLPSPPRGSLPTPGQMLPVFAADVSKGHQHDFRVKHLSEALTDKHGPLAVEDDMLDVETDAYIHCVSAFVKLAQSEYQLLTDVIPEHHQKKTFDSLIQDALDGLMLEGENIVAAARKAIIRHDFSAVLTVFPILRHLKQTKPEFDQVLQGTAASTKNKLPGLITAMETVGAKALEDFADNIKNDPDKEYNMPKDGTVHELTSNAILFLQQLLDFQETAGAMLASQETSSSATSYNSEFSKRLLSTYICKVLGNLQLNLLSKSKVYEDPALSAVFLHNNYNYILKALEKSELIQLVAVTQKTAERSYREHIEQQIQTYQRSWLKVTDYLTEKNLPVFQPGVKLRDKERQVIKERFKGFNDGLEELCKIQKAWAIPDTEQRDKIRQAQKNIVKETYGAFLHRYGSVPFTKNPEKYIKYRVEQVGDMIDRLFDTSA from the exons ATGATCCCCCCGCAGGAGGCGTCCGCCCGGCGGCGGGAGATCGAGGACAAGCTGAAGCAG GAGGAGGAGACGCTGTCCTTCATCCGAGACAGTCTGGAGAAGAGCGACCAGCTCACCAAGAACATG GTGTCTATCCTGTCGTCCTTTGAGAGTCGCCTCATGAAGCTGGAGAATTCCATCATCCCCGTGCACAAACAGACGGAGAACCTGCAGCGGCTGCAGGAGAATGTTGAGAAGACGCTGTCCTGTCTGGACCACGTCATTAGCTACTACCATGTGGCCAGTGACACTGAGAGGATCATCAGGGAGGG CCCCACAGGGAGGCTGGAGGAGTACCTGGGAAGCATGGCCAAGATTCAGAAGGCTGTGGAGTATTTCCAGGACAACAGCCCAGACAGCCCAGAGCTCAACAAAGTG AAGCTGCTGTTTGAACGGGGGAAGGAGTCACTGGAGTCTGAGTTCCGCAGCCTGATGACCCGGCACAGCAAGGTCGTGTCGCCCGTGCTCATCCTGGATCTGATCAGTGGCGAGGACGACCTGGAGGTGCCGGACGAGGTGCCCCTGGAGCACCTGCCCGAGAGCGTGCTGCAGGACGTGATCCGCATCGCCCGCTGGCTGGTGGAATACGGCCGCAACCAAG ATTTCATGAACGTCTACTACCAGATCCGCTCGAGCCAGCTGGACCGCTCCATCAAAGGCCTGAAGGAGCACTTCCGGAAGAGCAGTTCTTCCTCTGGGGTTCCCTACTCCCCCGCCATCCCCAACAAGAGGAAAGACACACCCACCAAGAAGCCAGTCAAGCGGCCAG GGACGATCCGTAAGGCTCAGAACCTTCTGAAACAGTATTCCCAGCATGGTCTAGATGGGAAAAAGGGGGGCTCTAACCTCATTCCTCTGGAAG GGCTTCTTCCCAGTCCCCCTAGAggcagcctccccacccctggaCAAATGCTGCCTGTGTTTGCGGCCGACGTCTCGAAAGGTCACCAGCATGATTTCCGAGTTAAGCACCTGTCTGAGGCCCTGACTGACAAGCACGGGCCGCTGGCAGTTGA AGACGACATGCTGGACGTGGAGACCGACGCCTACATCCACTGCGTCAGCGCCTTCGTCAAGCTGGCCCAGAGCGAGTACCAGCTGCTGACCGACGTCATCCCCGAGCACCATCAGAAAAAGACCTTCGACTCTTTGATCCAG GATGCCCTGGACGGGCTGATGCTGGAAGGGGAGAACATTGTGGCCGCCGCCCGCAAGGCCATCATCCGGCACGACTTCTCGGCCGTGCTCACCGTCTTCCCCATCCTGCGGCACCTCAAGCAGACCAAGCCGGAGTTTGACCAGGTGCTCCAG GGCACGGCCGCCAGCACCAAGAACAAGCTGCCCGGCCTCATCACCGCCATGGAGACTGTCGGAGCCAAAGCGCTGGAGGACTTCGCCGACAACATCAAG AACGACCCAGACAAAGAATACAACATGCCCAAGGATGGCACCGTGCACGAACTCACAAGCAAC GCCATCCTCTTCCTGCAGCAGCTCCTGGACTTCCAGGAGACAGCAGGCGCCATGCTGGCCTCCCAAG AGACCAGCTCCTCAGCCACCAGCTACAACTCGGAGTTCAGCAAGCGCCTGCTGAGCACCTATATCT GTAAAGTGCTGGGCAACCTGCAGCTGAACttactgagcaagtccaaggtGTACGAGGACCCGGCCCTGAGCGCCGTCTTCCTGCACAACAACTACAACTACATCCTCAAGGCCCTGGAGAA gtcTGAGCTGATCCAGCTGGTGGCCGTGACCCAGAAGACTGCCGAGCGCTCCTACCGGGAGCACATCGAACAGCAGATCCAGACCTACCAGCGCAG CTGGTTAAAGGTGACTGACTACCTCACTGAGAAGAATCTACCTGTGTTCCAACCCGGAGTCAAG CTGCGGGACAAGGAGCGGCAGGTGATCAAGGAGCGTTTTAAG GGCTTCAACGATGGCCTTGAAGAACTGTGCAAGATCCAGAAGGCCTGGGCCATTCCCGACACAGAGCAGAGAGACAAGATCCGCCAAGCCCAGAAAAACATCGTGAAGGAGACCTACGGGGCCTTTCTGCACAG GTACGGCAGCGTGCCCTTCACCAAGAACCCCGAGAAGTACATCAAGTACCGCGTGGAGCAGGTGGGCGACATGATCGATCGCCTGTTTGACACCTCCGCCTGA
- the EXOC7 gene encoding exocyst complex component 7 isoform X3, with product MIPPQEASARRREIEDKLKQEEETLSFIRDSLEKSDQLTKNMVSILSSFESRLMKLENSIIPVHKQTENLQRLQENVEKTLSCLDHVISYYHVASDTERIIREGPTGRLEEYLGSMAKIQKAVEYFQDNSPDSPELNKVKLLFERGKESLESEFRSLMTRHSKVVSPVLILDLISGEDDLEVPDEVPLEHLPESVLQDVIRIARWLVEYGRNQDFMNVYYQIRSSQLDRSIKGLKEHFRKSSSSSGVPYSPAIPNKRKDTPTKKPVKRPGRDDMLDVETDAYIHCVSAFVKLAQSEYQLLTDVIPEHHQKKTFDSLIQDALDGLMLEGENIVAAARKAIIRHDFSAVLTVFPILRHLKQTKPEFDQVLQGTAASTKNKLPGLITAMETVGAKALEDFADNIKNDPDKEYNMPKDGTVHELTSNAILFLQQLLDFQETAGAMLASQVLGDTYNIPLDPRETSSSATSYNSEFSKRLLSTYICKVLGNLQLNLLSKSKVYEDPALSAVFLHNNYNYILKALEKSELIQLVAVTQKTAERSYREHIEQQIQTYQRSWLKVTDYLTEKNLPVFQPGVKLRDKERQVIKERFKGFNDGLEELCKIQKAWAIPDTEQRDKIRQAQKNIVKETYGAFLHRYGSVPFTKNPEKYIKYRVEQVGDMIDRLFDTSA from the exons ATGATCCCCCCGCAGGAGGCGTCCGCCCGGCGGCGGGAGATCGAGGACAAGCTGAAGCAG GAGGAGGAGACGCTGTCCTTCATCCGAGACAGTCTGGAGAAGAGCGACCAGCTCACCAAGAACATG GTGTCTATCCTGTCGTCCTTTGAGAGTCGCCTCATGAAGCTGGAGAATTCCATCATCCCCGTGCACAAACAGACGGAGAACCTGCAGCGGCTGCAGGAGAATGTTGAGAAGACGCTGTCCTGTCTGGACCACGTCATTAGCTACTACCATGTGGCCAGTGACACTGAGAGGATCATCAGGGAGGG CCCCACAGGGAGGCTGGAGGAGTACCTGGGAAGCATGGCCAAGATTCAGAAGGCTGTGGAGTATTTCCAGGACAACAGCCCAGACAGCCCAGAGCTCAACAAAGTG AAGCTGCTGTTTGAACGGGGGAAGGAGTCACTGGAGTCTGAGTTCCGCAGCCTGATGACCCGGCACAGCAAGGTCGTGTCGCCCGTGCTCATCCTGGATCTGATCAGTGGCGAGGACGACCTGGAGGTGCCGGACGAGGTGCCCCTGGAGCACCTGCCCGAGAGCGTGCTGCAGGACGTGATCCGCATCGCCCGCTGGCTGGTGGAATACGGCCGCAACCAAG ATTTCATGAACGTCTACTACCAGATCCGCTCGAGCCAGCTGGACCGCTCCATCAAAGGCCTGAAGGAGCACTTCCGGAAGAGCAGTTCTTCCTCTGGGGTTCCCTACTCCCCCGCCATCCCCAACAAGAGGAAAGACACACCCACCAAGAAGCCAGTCAAGCGGCCAG gaagAGACGACATGCTGGACGTGGAGACCGACGCCTACATCCACTGCGTCAGCGCCTTCGTCAAGCTGGCCCAGAGCGAGTACCAGCTGCTGACCGACGTCATCCCCGAGCACCATCAGAAAAAGACCTTCGACTCTTTGATCCAG GATGCCCTGGACGGGCTGATGCTGGAAGGGGAGAACATTGTGGCCGCCGCCCGCAAGGCCATCATCCGGCACGACTTCTCGGCCGTGCTCACCGTCTTCCCCATCCTGCGGCACCTCAAGCAGACCAAGCCGGAGTTTGACCAGGTGCTCCAG GGCACGGCCGCCAGCACCAAGAACAAGCTGCCCGGCCTCATCACCGCCATGGAGACTGTCGGAGCCAAAGCGCTGGAGGACTTCGCCGACAACATCAAG AACGACCCAGACAAAGAATACAACATGCCCAAGGATGGCACCGTGCACGAACTCACAAGCAAC GCCATCCTCTTCCTGCAGCAGCTCCTGGACTTCCAGGAGACAGCAGGCGCCATGCTGGCCTCCCAAG TTCTTGGGGACACATACAATATTCCTTTAGACCCCCGAG AGACCAGCTCCTCAGCCACCAGCTACAACTCGGAGTTCAGCAAGCGCCTGCTGAGCACCTATATCT GTAAAGTGCTGGGCAACCTGCAGCTGAACttactgagcaagtccaaggtGTACGAGGACCCGGCCCTGAGCGCCGTCTTCCTGCACAACAACTACAACTACATCCTCAAGGCCCTGGAGAA gtcTGAGCTGATCCAGCTGGTGGCCGTGACCCAGAAGACTGCCGAGCGCTCCTACCGGGAGCACATCGAACAGCAGATCCAGACCTACCAGCGCAG CTGGTTAAAGGTGACTGACTACCTCACTGAGAAGAATCTACCTGTGTTCCAACCCGGAGTCAAG CTGCGGGACAAGGAGCGGCAGGTGATCAAGGAGCGTTTTAAG GGCTTCAACGATGGCCTTGAAGAACTGTGCAAGATCCAGAAGGCCTGGGCCATTCCCGACACAGAGCAGAGAGACAAGATCCGCCAAGCCCAGAAAAACATCGTGAAGGAGACCTACGGGGCCTTTCTGCACAG GTACGGCAGCGTGCCCTTCACCAAGAACCCCGAGAAGTACATCAAGTACCGCGTGGAGCAGGTGGGCGACATGATCGATCGCCTGTTTGACACCTCCGCCTGA